A region from the Candidatus Binatus sp. genome encodes:
- a CDS encoding cobyrinate a,c-diamide synthase, with protein sequence MVRSCKIPRVVIAATASGAGKTTATVALIGAMRARGLKVAAFKCGPDYLDPTYHERAAGARSHNLDGWMMGRDAVVATFTRASAGADIAVIEGMMGLFDSATPTGDEGSSAQIAKWLGAPVILVIDASGIARTIAAVAAGFARFDPALAVAGMICNRVGSRAHLDLLRAARPEVPVVGGFPASSDLAFPERHLGLLMADESTVPQQLIDGWSRLAADWLDLDAIVEIARSAPALEAGRGSIASKIDSAAPAQCRIGIAYDAAFHFYYEDNLNRLRALGAELVNFSPMCDRELPESDGLYFGGGYPEVFARELSSNGSMLAAISDFAARGGVIYAECGGLMYLTDAIRTLDRARWPMAAIVPGVAVMSDRLQAIGYVEVETSADSILGPAQTRFRGHQFRYSTLEGAGSGGRFDAIYNVTPRWGGAPFAEGYRIGNVLASYVHAHWASNPAVAEALVGSCIRSRVSRQPAA encoded by the coding sequence ATGGTTCGCTCATGCAAAATTCCTCGCGTGGTCATCGCCGCGACCGCCAGCGGCGCGGGCAAGACGACCGCGACGGTCGCACTGATCGGTGCGATGCGCGCGCGCGGCCTCAAGGTCGCGGCGTTCAAGTGCGGCCCCGACTATCTCGATCCCACCTATCACGAACGCGCCGCCGGCGCTCGCTCGCACAACCTCGACGGCTGGATGATGGGTCGCGATGCGGTCGTCGCGACTTTTACGCGCGCGTCCGCCGGCGCCGATATCGCGGTGATCGAAGGGATGATGGGTCTGTTCGATTCCGCGACGCCGACCGGCGACGAGGGTTCGAGCGCTCAGATTGCGAAGTGGCTCGGGGCACCGGTTATCCTGGTCATCGACGCTTCGGGCATCGCGCGCACGATCGCCGCGGTGGCCGCGGGTTTCGCGCGCTTCGATCCCGCGCTTGCGGTGGCCGGCATGATCTGCAACCGCGTCGGTTCGCGCGCGCATCTCGATCTATTGCGCGCCGCACGGCCCGAGGTTCCCGTTGTCGGCGGATTTCCGGCCAGTTCCGATCTCGCTTTTCCCGAGCGCCATCTCGGCCTGCTGATGGCCGATGAATCGACCGTGCCGCAACAGTTGATCGACGGATGGAGCCGGCTTGCAGCCGATTGGCTGGACCTCGACGCGATTGTCGAGATTGCGCGCTCGGCGCCCGCACTCGAAGCCGGTCGCGGGTCCATCGCGAGTAAAATCGATTCGGCTGCGCCCGCGCAATGCCGCATCGGGATCGCATACGACGCCGCGTTTCATTTCTACTATGAGGACAATTTGAATCGGCTGCGCGCGCTCGGCGCCGAGCTCGTCAACTTCTCGCCAATGTGCGATCGCGAGTTGCCCGAAAGCGACGGACTCTACTTCGGCGGCGGATATCCCGAGGTGTTTGCGCGCGAACTGTCTTCGAACGGCTCGATGCTCGCGGCGATCAGCGACTTCGCGGCTCGCGGCGGCGTGATTTACGCTGAATGCGGCGGCCTGATGTACCTGACGGACGCCATCCGCACGCTTGACCGCGCGCGGTGGCCGATGGCCGCGATCGTTCCCGGCGTCGCGGTGATGTCCGACCGGCTCCAGGCGATCGGCTACGTTGAGGTCGAGACCAGCGCTGACTCGATCCTCGGTCCCGCACAGACGCGATTTCGAGGCCATCAGTTTCGCTACTCGACGCTCGAGGGCGCCGGGAGCGGGGGTCGCTTCGATGCCATCTACAACGTGACGCCGCGATGGGGCGGCGCGCCGTTCGCCGAAGGCTACCGCATCGGAAATGTTCTCGCTTCATACGTTCACGCGCACTGGGCATCGAATCCCGCGGTTGCTGAAGCTCTCGTCGGTTCGTGCATCCGCTCGCGCGTCTCAAGACAACCGGCTGCGTAG
- a CDS encoding acyl-CoA dehydrogenase family protein: protein MEFALTAEQKLLQETLRDFARRELLPNYASRDADKDLPPALVRKLGELGVLAPMVDAQLGGTSLDYVSLGIAHEEIARGDFNAAYVMLLAALVAAIISRSGDARQQAAFLPPICRGEIIAALAVTEPGGGSDAAHLMMQARRDGDNYVLSGEKTSISFSSSAGAALVLARTGTADQSARGVSAFYVDLDSPGVSRTRFRDLGSRAIGRGQLFFDGVRVPAAARLGAEGAGFAEVMQGFDFSRSLIGLMCVGAAGQSVDETCAYVAERQAFGAPLARFEGVSFPLAEAAVRLRAARLLCYEALWLKDRGEPHGWLAAGAKWLAPELAADVLHQCLLLHGHLGYSLDLPHQQRLRDVIGLEIGDGTAQIMKTLVAREIIGKAARPY, encoded by the coding sequence ATGGAGTTTGCGCTCACAGCCGAGCAGAAGCTGCTGCAGGAAACGCTGCGTGACTTTGCGCGGCGCGAACTGCTTCCCAATTATGCGTCGCGTGACGCGGACAAAGACCTGCCGCCGGCGCTGGTAAGGAAACTCGGCGAGCTGGGAGTGCTTGCGCCGATGGTCGATGCGCAACTCGGCGGTACCAGCCTCGATTATGTGTCGCTTGGAATCGCGCACGAGGAAATCGCGCGCGGCGATTTCAACGCCGCGTACGTGATGCTGCTTGCGGCGCTCGTCGCCGCAATAATCTCCCGCAGCGGCGACGCGCGTCAGCAGGCCGCGTTTCTCCCTCCGATTTGCCGAGGCGAAATTATCGCGGCGCTGGCGGTGACCGAACCCGGCGGCGGCTCCGACGCCGCCCATCTCATGATGCAAGCGCGTCGCGACGGCGACAACTACGTCTTGAGCGGCGAGAAAACTTCCATCTCATTCTCATCATCGGCCGGCGCTGCCCTGGTCCTGGCCCGAACCGGCACGGCGGATCAGTCCGCTCGGGGCGTGAGCGCATTTTACGTTGACCTCGACTCACCGGGCGTATCGCGCACGCGCTTTCGCGATCTGGGCTCGCGCGCAATCGGCCGCGGCCAGCTCTTTTTTGACGGCGTCCGCGTGCCCGCTGCCGCTCGCCTCGGCGCGGAAGGCGCGGGTTTCGCCGAGGTGATGCAGGGATTCGATTTCAGCCGCTCGTTGATTGGCCTGATGTGCGTCGGCGCGGCCGGGCAGAGCGTCGACGAGACTTGCGCCTACGTCGCCGAGCGCCAGGCGTTCGGCGCCCCGCTTGCACGGTTCGAGGGGGTGTCGTTTCCGCTCGCAGAGGCAGCAGTTCGGCTGCGCGCCGCGCGTCTGCTCTGCTACGAAGCGCTATGGCTCAAGGATCGCGGAGAGCCGCACGGATGGCTCGCGGCCGGCGCCAAGTGGCTCGCGCCCGAGCTGGCCGCCGACGTTTTGCATCAATGCCTTCTGCTCCACGGGCATCTCGGTTACAGCCTCGACCTGCCGCATCAGCAGCGACTGCGCGACGTGATCGGACTCGAGATCGGCGACGGCACCGCGCAGATCATGAAGACACTGGTCGCGCGCGAGATTATCGGCAAGGCTGCTCGCCCGTACTAG
- a CDS encoding zinc-binding dehydrogenase, with translation MRAAVMRGKRLVVDNIPTPVPGAGEALVKTLACGICGSDLHALKHAEKLVEAARKSGAPFVMDLTRDIVMGHEFCAEVVDYGPQTQKRLKPGTRVCAMPVLIKAGGVEAVGYSDENPGGYGEMMRLTEFLLLELPNGLSTERAALTEPMAVGYHAVQKARLERDDAPLVIGCGPVGLAVIAALKLGGVHPIVAADFSPLRRRLARQMGADFVVDPKEKSPYESWREMAAYSDPAKAPMLPPWMPGPALRPAVIFECVGVPGVIESIMLAAPGNARIVVVGVCMERDQIEPFTGISKELNIQFVLGYSPEEFAATLSHLAEGRINGDPMITGKVGVEGVAKAFEDLASPETHAKILVEPWHS, from the coding sequence ATGCGCGCTGCCGTAATGCGAGGCAAAAGACTCGTCGTCGATAACATTCCCACGCCGGTTCCTGGAGCGGGCGAGGCGCTGGTTAAAACGCTCGCGTGCGGAATATGCGGGTCCGATCTGCACGCGCTCAAGCATGCCGAGAAGCTCGTCGAGGCGGCGCGAAAATCCGGAGCGCCGTTCGTGATGGATCTTACTCGCGACATCGTGATGGGTCACGAGTTCTGCGCGGAGGTGGTCGATTACGGGCCGCAGACGCAAAAACGATTGAAGCCGGGGACGCGCGTGTGTGCGATGCCGGTGCTGATCAAGGCTGGCGGCGTCGAGGCGGTCGGCTACTCGGACGAAAATCCAGGCGGCTACGGCGAAATGATGCGGCTGACGGAGTTTCTGCTGCTCGAGCTGCCCAACGGACTTTCCACGGAGCGCGCGGCGCTGACGGAACCGATGGCGGTGGGCTATCACGCGGTGCAGAAAGCGCGGCTGGAGCGAGATGACGCACCGCTGGTGATCGGATGCGGGCCGGTGGGTCTGGCGGTGATTGCGGCGCTCAAGCTCGGCGGCGTTCATCCGATCGTGGCGGCAGATTTTTCGCCGCTACGGCGCAGACTGGCGCGGCAGATGGGCGCAGACTTCGTCGTCGATCCAAAAGAGAAGTCACCGTACGAGAGCTGGCGGGAGATGGCTGCGTACAGCGATCCCGCGAAGGCGCCGATGCTGCCGCCGTGGATGCCGGGACCGGCGCTCAGGCCCGCGGTGATCTTCGAATGCGTGGGGGTGCCGGGCGTGATCGAATCGATCATGTTGGCGGCGCCCGGCAATGCGCGGATCGTGGTGGTGGGGGTATGCATGGAGCGGGACCAGATCGAGCCGTTCACGGGGATCAGCAAAGAGCTCAATATCCAGTTCGTGCTCGGCTATTCGCCCGAAGAGTTCGCGGCGACGCTGAGCCATCTAGCCGAGGGACGGATCAACGGCGACCCGATGATCACGGGCAAGGTTGGCGTGGAAGGAGTGGCGAAGGCGTTCGAGGACCTCGCGTCACCGGAGACGCACGCGAAAATCCTGGTCGAGCCGTGGCATAGCTGA
- a CDS encoding cobalamin-independent methionine synthase II family protein, translating to MLRSEGRILTTHAGSLPRRESLIAMLVKSSRGEDVDRASMLREIEESTRYVVQKQLEAGIDVGNNGEQSRESFFTYVQHRMTGFGGRSERPIMRDLVRYQSFRKLIAPMFQRSMVDLLHAPKAIGEIEYRDCATVDLECADTLRILADQPGKFAEPFMTAPSPGIIASAMLNEYYENYEKYVIAVAKALHTEYEYIVSKGFVLQVDCPDLAMERHTSYADRPLTDFLEYVELNITAMNRALHGIAPDRVRMHVCWGNYQAPHDLDVPLAQILPLLYRANVGALVLEAANPRHQHEYRCFKEFPLPDHMNLVTGVIDTKTNYVEHYEVVADRLERAANAIGDPRRVMAGTDCGFETSAGLGEVAEEIVWEKLRAMRAGADLASHRLFH from the coding sequence ATGCTTCGGAGCGAGGGCCGTATTCTAACCACGCACGCCGGCAGCCTGCCGCGGCGGGAAAGCCTGATCGCGATGCTGGTGAAGAGTAGTCGCGGTGAAGACGTGGACCGCGCCTCGATGCTCCGTGAGATCGAAGAATCCACCCGCTATGTTGTACAGAAACAACTCGAAGCGGGAATCGACGTCGGCAACAACGGCGAGCAGTCACGCGAGAGCTTCTTCACCTATGTGCAGCATCGAATGACCGGCTTTGGCGGACGAAGCGAACGGCCCATCATGCGCGATCTCGTCCGCTACCAGAGCTTCCGCAAGCTGATAGCGCCGATGTTTCAGCGCTCGATGGTAGATCTGCTGCACGCGCCGAAGGCGATTGGCGAGATCGAGTACCGCGACTGCGCCACCGTCGATCTTGAATGCGCCGACACCCTGCGTATCCTCGCCGATCAGCCCGGGAAATTCGCCGAGCCGTTCATGACCGCCCCGTCGCCGGGAATAATCGCGTCGGCGATGCTCAATGAGTATTACGAGAACTATGAAAAGTATGTAATCGCAGTCGCCAAAGCACTACATACTGAGTATGAGTACATAGTATCGAAGGGATTCGTTCTGCAGGTCGATTGCCCGGACCTCGCGATGGAGCGGCACACCTCGTACGCCGACCGTCCGCTCACTGATTTCCTCGAGTACGTCGAACTGAACATCACCGCGATGAATCGCGCTCTGCATGGAATCGCGCCCGATCGCGTCCGCATGCACGTATGCTGGGGAAACTACCAGGCGCCGCATGATCTTGATGTCCCGCTTGCCCAGATTCTGCCGCTGCTCTACCGCGCCAACGTCGGCGCTCTCGTGTTGGAAGCCGCCAATCCGCGCCATCAGCACGAATATCGCTGCTTCAAGGAATTCCCGCTTCCCGATCACATGAACCTGGTCACCGGCGTCATCGATACCAAGACCAACTACGTCGAACACTACGAGGTTGTCGCTGACCGCCTCGAGCGCGCCGCCAATGCGATCGGTGATCCGCGCCGCGTGATGGCGGGGACCGACTGCGGCTTCGAGACTTCCGCCGGACTCGGCGAAGTCGCCGAGGAAATCGTCTGGGAAAAGTTGCGCGCGATGCGCGCGGGCGCCGATCTAGCCTCGCACCGCCTGTTTCACTGA
- a CDS encoding alpha/beta hydrolase yields MPTFKRADVSIYYEEYGTGYPILLFAPGGMRSSIEFWGNSPFDPTKEFAANFRVIAMDQRNAGKSAGPISADDGWDTYTGDHIALLDQLGIKQCHVMGGCIGSSYCLGLIKAAPLRVSAAILQNPIGLSQRNREMFFAMFDGWAQALKAQRPKLDDRALRQFRDRMYGGDFVFNVSREFVRSCKTPMLILCGNDDYHPTETSKEIAALAPNAELIDNWKTPDVIGATVKRAREFLISHTPKS; encoded by the coding sequence ATGCCAACGTTCAAGCGCGCCGATGTATCGATATACTACGAGGAGTACGGCACAGGGTATCCGATTCTGCTATTTGCGCCCGGTGGGATGCGCTCGAGTATCGAGTTCTGGGGCAACAGCCCGTTCGATCCGACCAAAGAATTCGCGGCTAACTTCCGCGTGATCGCGATGGACCAGCGCAACGCCGGCAAGTCGGCCGGGCCGATCAGCGCTGATGATGGATGGGACACTTACACGGGCGATCATATTGCGCTGCTCGATCAGCTTGGGATTAAGCAATGCCACGTGATGGGCGGATGCATCGGATCGTCGTACTGCCTGGGACTGATCAAAGCTGCGCCGCTACGGGTCAGCGCCGCGATTCTGCAGAATCCGATCGGACTCAGCCAGCGCAATCGCGAGATGTTCTTCGCGATGTTCGACGGATGGGCGCAGGCGCTGAAGGCGCAACGTCCAAAGCTTGACGACCGAGCACTGCGGCAGTTCCGCGACCGGATGTACGGCGGTGATTTCGTGTTCAACGTTTCGCGCGAATTTGTGCGCTCGTGCAAAACGCCGATGCTGATTCTTTGCGGCAACGACGACTATCATCCGACGGAAACCTCGAAGGAAATCGCCGCGCTCGCACCGAACGCCGAACTTATCGACAATTGGAAGACGCCCGACGTGATTGGCGCGACCGTGAAGCGCGCGCGGGAATTCCTGATCTCGCACACGCCGAAGAGTTAA
- the recD gene encoding exodeoxyribonuclease V subunit alpha — MDTAWRRFDSARGGGRSAFNARMRALEVSVSGLNLAPESVHLAAELAALEPALKDEDRIALIVLILVSLVALQDGSTRFPVAGPLSQAPMRSVLGSLCANGFGDDAIATIATSIEALIQSDRASAVVGRREDEYKPLLYLAPYIVHHRIYHCERELAIRLAALLTTDTQAQADAEKLSRALQSVIARPVIVQGKQIVMSDEQCNVVAASARTGLTVVSGGPGTGKTSIIVAIMRLMVRLGVDPSQIALAAPTGKAAYRMGECIGESLTRIEQLDSVDQALLDAHLEPATIHRMLGYSPDSGRFRHHRNNPLSAKVVIVDEGSMLDVTLMERLTNAIAPGARLILLGDANQLPSVAAGSVFRDLVGSAGDDVGPLTTASMRLEVNHRMNSESSAGRSILRAARSINDGDAKLLNSIDESNTPIVARRSSPEELTFAGVEFITTASRELGPFLDRWYLDRVRGGPEIAELLAHEYVERDGRFDDADCERLRSLFTHAGKSRILCVTRVFETGADRINARLHSRAAESAGVVAERAPLVVGEPLIVLRNDYERGLFNGDNGIRLWVRRRNGSQAPMAIFPRGDNFVAFRFEALREFVELSYAMTVHKAQGSEFDSIAIVLPEKPVAVLTRELIYTAVSRSRTSVVIVGDESTLNHAIASRVERFSGLADRIKLALAG; from the coding sequence ATGGATACCGCGTGGCGACGCTTTGATTCAGCCCGCGGCGGTGGCCGTTCCGCGTTCAACGCTCGCATGCGCGCGCTCGAAGTCTCGGTGTCCGGACTTAATCTTGCGCCCGAGTCGGTTCACTTGGCGGCTGAGCTCGCGGCCCTTGAACCGGCTCTGAAAGACGAAGACCGAATCGCGCTCATCGTGCTCATCCTCGTTTCGCTGGTGGCGCTTCAGGACGGAAGCACCCGCTTCCCGGTCGCTGGTCCGCTTTCGCAAGCGCCTATGCGGAGCGTGCTCGGTTCGCTCTGCGCCAATGGCTTTGGCGACGACGCCATCGCTACGATCGCCACTTCGATCGAAGCCCTTATACAATCCGACCGCGCATCAGCGGTGGTCGGTCGGCGGGAGGATGAATACAAGCCCTTATTATATTTAGCGCCTTATATAGTTCATCACCGGATTTATCACTGCGAGCGTGAACTGGCTATTAGACTTGCCGCGCTATTGACTACCGATACGCAAGCGCAAGCGGACGCGGAGAAACTCAGTCGCGCGCTTCAGAGTGTGATTGCTCGCCCCGTTATTGTGCAGGGCAAACAGATTGTGATGTCTGATGAACAGTGCAACGTCGTTGCCGCTTCGGCGCGCACGGGACTAACAGTTGTTTCAGGTGGTCCGGGCACCGGTAAGACTTCGATTATCGTTGCGATCATGCGTCTGATGGTGCGGCTCGGCGTCGATCCCTCCCAGATTGCCCTGGCGGCCCCGACCGGGAAAGCCGCCTATCGGATGGGCGAGTGCATCGGCGAGTCGCTCACGCGAATAGAACAGCTCGACAGCGTAGACCAGGCGCTCCTTGATGCGCATCTCGAGCCCGCGACGATTCATCGCATGCTCGGTTACTCGCCCGATTCCGGCCGCTTCCGCCACCATCGCAACAACCCGCTCTCCGCAAAGGTGGTGATCGTCGACGAAGGTTCGATGCTCGACGTCACCTTGATGGAACGACTGACGAACGCGATTGCGCCCGGAGCGCGGCTGATCCTGCTCGGCGATGCGAACCAGTTGCCGTCGGTCGCCGCCGGTTCAGTGTTCCGCGATCTCGTCGGGTCTGCCGGGGACGATGTCGGTCCGCTCACCACGGCATCGATGCGGCTCGAAGTGAATCATCGGATGAACAGCGAAAGCAGCGCCGGCCGATCCATTCTGCGCGCGGCCCGTTCGATTAACGACGGCGATGCCAAGCTCCTGAATTCAATCGACGAATCGAATACTCCGATTGTGGCGCGGCGCTCATCACCGGAGGAACTCACATTCGCCGGCGTCGAATTTATTACAACCGCGTCGCGCGAACTCGGCCCGTTTCTGGATCGCTGGTACCTCGATCGAGTGCGCGGCGGGCCGGAAATCGCGGAATTGCTTGCGCATGAATACGTCGAACGCGACGGCCGTTTCGATGACGCCGACTGCGAGCGATTGCGGTCCCTGTTCACGCACGCCGGAAAATCACGCATCTTGTGCGTGACGCGCGTTTTCGAGACCGGCGCCGACCGAATAAACGCACGTCTTCATTCGCGCGCCGCCGAATCCGCGGGCGTCGTGGCAGAGCGCGCCCCATTGGTGGTTGGCGAGCCGCTGATCGTGCTGCGCAACGACTACGAACGCGGACTCTTCAACGGCGACAATGGTATCAGACTGTGGGTCCGACGCCGCAACGGCTCGCAAGCCCCGATGGCGATATTTCCGCGTGGCGACAACTTCGTCGCATTCCGATTCGAGGCACTACGCGAATTCGTCGAGCTCAGCTACGCGATGACGGTGCACAAGGCGCAGGGCTCCGAGTTCGATTCGATCGCCATCGTTCTTCCCGAGAAACCCGTCGCGGTTTTGACCCGCGAGCTCATCTACACCGCCGTCAGTCGCAGCCGAACCTCGGTCGTCATCGTCGGCGACGAATCGACGCTCAACCATGCAATCGCCTCTCGCGTCGAGCGATTCTCCGGACTCGCCGATCGGATCAAACTGGCGCTTGCCGGTTAA